A region of Neovison vison isolate M4711 chromosome 7, ASM_NN_V1, whole genome shotgun sequence DNA encodes the following proteins:
- the LOC122913424 gene encoding LOW QUALITY PROTEIN: uncharacterized protein LOC122913424 (The sequence of the model RefSeq protein was modified relative to this genomic sequence to represent the inferred CDS: inserted 2 bases in 2 codons; deleted 2 bases in 2 codons; substituted 1 base at 1 genomic stop codon), protein MAGRLRGRKEPAKEGSSKLLPLRQGGGPGNQFQYWPFSASDLYNWKSHNPSFSQDPIALTALIESILITHQPTWDDCQQLLQTLLTTEKRQKVYLEARKNVPGDNGRPTQLPNVIDAAFPLTRPDWDFNTAEGRTHLNLYRQLLIAGLHNAGRRPTNLAQVRQVPQGSKESLTAFLERLREAYHRYTPFDPDSHEQRGNVSMAFIWQSAPDIRHKLQRLENLQDFSLQDLLKEAEKNYNKRETQEEKEERLRKEAEEKEDKRECKRNKELSKILAAVVQSNQGSETGELGKEGDRRKPRVAWDQCAYCKERGHWAKNCPNRPHNPKENNRQKTRLMALDNDXGCQGQEPPPEPRITLTVGGQPITFLVDTGAQHSVLTKTPGPLSNRTAWVQGATGGKQYRWTMERKVHLASGKVSHSFLHVPDCPYPLLGRDLLTKLKAQIHFESDGPTVTGPNGTPLYILTLQLEEEYRLHEXAPPPQRDIKSWLTSYPNAWAETGGIGLASQQPPIHIQLKATAIPVSVRQYPMSSEAHQGIRPHIRRLLDQGILAPCQSPWNTPLLPVKKPGTDDYQQVQDLREVNKRVEDIHPTVPNPYNLLSTLPPTHSWYTVLDLKDAFFCLRLSPQSQPIFAFEWKDPELGISDQLTWTRLPQGFKNSPTLFDEALHQDLADFWVRHPSLILLQYVDDILLEATNEEDCQTGTGDLLKHLGQLGYRASAKKAQICQTKVTYLGYELHNGQRWLTAARKETISSIPTPQTHRQLREFLGTAGFCRLWIPGFAEIAAPIYPLTKQDTPFVWTEQQQQAFHHIKQALLKSPALGLPDITKPFDLFVDEKQGVAKGDLTQRLGPWRRPIAYLSKKLDPVAAGWPPCLKMIAAIAVLVKDTTKLTXPVTILAPHTVEFLIRQPPDHWLSNARLTHYQSLPLDTDRIQFGPVVTLNPATLLPTPGEAPLHDCHQILAEMHGTRPDLTDQPMKDADLTWYTDGSSYLQDGERRAGAAITTDSQIVWASALPGGTSAQQAELIALTQALQLAEGKKLNVYTDSRYAFATTHIHGEIYRRRGLLTSDGKEVKNKTEILALLKALFLPKKLSIMHCPGHQKGSSPEAKGNRLADETARRAALGPQLLTVTILTGTEGTNEAPIWNYEETYLDIMQRPICKLCNKKSGNPWQPPTRKNLTSRRDPIPTKLGILSVSAGIEPQIFNPAGKDLTRFS, encoded by the exons ATGGCGGGAAGACTTAGGGGTCGCAAGGAACCTGCAAAGGAGGGGTCTTCCAAGCTCCTTCCCCTACGCCAAGGAGGGGGCCCAGGCAACCAATTCCAATACTGGCCCTTCTCGGCCTCAGACTTATATAACTGGAAGTCCCATAACCCTTCCTTCTCACAAGACCCTATAGCTTTGACCGCTCTGATCGAGTCCATTCTAATCACGCATCAACCCACTTGGGATGATTGCCAGCAGCTCTTGCAGACTCTTCTCACTACAGAGAAGAGACAAAAAGTTTATCTGGAAGCCAGAAAAAATGTTCCAGGAGACAATGGAAGACCTACCCAGCTCCCGAATGTGATTGATGCCGCCTTTCCCTTGACCCGTCCTGACTGGGATTTCAATACGGCTGAAGGTAGGACCCACCTAAATCTTTATCGCCAGTTACTCATAGCAGGCCTCCATAATGCAGGGCGCCGCCCTACCAATTTGGCTCAGGTAAGACAGGTTCCTCAGGGCTCCAAAGAATCTCTAACCGCTTTCTTAGAGAGACTTAGAGAGGCTTATCATAGATATACCCCCTTCGATCCTGATAGCCATGAACAGAGAGGAAATGTGTCCATGGCATTCATTTGGCAGTCAGCGCCAGACATTAGACATAAGTTACAGCGACTGGAGAATTTACAAGATTTCTCGTTACAAGATTTgttaaaggaggcagaaaaaaattataataaaagagaaactcaggaagaaaaggaagaaaggttaaggaaagaggctgaagaaaaggaagataagcGAGAGTGTAAGCGAAATAAGGAGCTTAGCAAAATCTTGGCCGCCGTAGTGCAAAGCAATCAAGGATCAGAAACAGGAGAGCTAGgcaaggaaggagacagaagaaagccTCGGGTAGCTTGGGACCAATGTGCCTATTGCAAAgagagaggacattgggccaaAAACTGCCCAAATAGACCCCATAACCCCAAGGAAAATAACAGGCAGAAAACAAGATTAATGGCCCTAGATAACGACTAGGGATGTCagggccaggag cccccccccgaGCCCAGGATAACCCTAACAGTCGGGGGGCAACCAATCACCTTTTTGGTAGATACCGGGgcacaacattctgtcttaacCAAAACCCCAGGACCATTAAGTAACCGGACGGCATGGGTTCAAGGGGCCACCGGAGGAAAACAATACCGTTGGACCATGGAAAGAAAAGTCCATTTGGCCTCAGGTAAAGTTTCTCATTCGTTCCTTCACGTACCTGACTGTCCCTATCCACTCCTGGGGAGAGATCTATTGACTAAGCTAAAGGCCCAGATTCATTTCGAATCAGATGGACCCACAGTGACCGGCCCCAACGGGACTCCATTGTACATACTCACTCTACAGTTAGAAGAGGAATATAGACTGCACG AAGCCCCCCCACCTCAGAGGGACATAAAATCCTGGCTCACATCTTATCCAAATGCCTGGGCAGAAACGGGAGGAATAGGACTAGCTTCCCAGCAGCCCCCCATTCACATACAGTTGAAGGCAACAGCCATCCCTGTCAGTGTTAGACAATATCCTATGTCTAGCGAGGCCCACCAAGGCATCAGACCACACATACGGCGGCTACTAGACCAAGGCATTttagccccatgtcagtctccctggAATACTCCTCTACTACCTGTCAAGAAACCTGGTACAGATGACTACCAGCAGGTCCAGGACCTAAGAGAGGTCAATAAACGAGTAGAGGACATCCACCCTACCGTGCCTAACCCTTACAACCTACTTAGCACCTTGCCTCCAACCCACTCCTGGTATACTGTCCTAGATCTAAAGGACGCTTTCTTCTGTTTAAGACTAAGTCCCCAGAGTCAACCCATTTTTGCATTCGAGTGGAAGGACCCAGAATTGGGGATTTCAGATCAGCTAACCTGGACAAGGCTACCACAAGGATTTAAGAACAGCCCCACGTTATTCGATGAGGCCCTCCACCAGGACCTAGCCGATTTCTGGGTAAGACACCCCTCCCTGATCTTACTCCAATATGTCGATGACATCTTACTGGAAGCAACAAATGAGGAGGACTGTCAAACAGGTACTGGGGACCTCCTA AAACACCTTGGCCAGTTGGGATATAGGGCATCCGCAAAGAAGGCTCAGATTTGTCAGACTAAGGTCACCTACCTGGGCTATGAATTGCATAACGGCCAGCGATGGCTAACGGCCGCAAGGAAAGAGACTATATCCAGCATTCCAACGCCCCAAACCCACAGGCAATTGCGGGAATTCCTAGGGACAGCGGGCTTTTGTAGGCTATGGATCCCTGGGTTTGCAGAAATAGCGGCCCCCATATACCCCTTGACCAAACAGGATACCCCTTTTGTCTGGACTGAACAACAACAGCAGGCATTCCATCATATTAAACAAGCTCTCCTCAAGTCCCCAGCGTTAGGCCTGCCGGACATAACTAAACCCTTTGACTTGTTTGTCGATGAAAAACAAGGGGTTGCTAAGGGGGATCTAACTCAAAGACTAGGGCCTTGGAGACGCCCTATCGCCTACCTCTCTAAGAAGTTAGACCCCGTAGCAGCAGGATGGCCACCATGCCTAAAAATGATAGCAGCCATAGCGGTCCTAGTCAAGGATACAACCAAACTAA AGCCTGTAACAATCCTGGCTCCACACACAGTGGAATTTTTAATTCGCCAACCACCAGACCACTGGCTGTCTAATGCTCGCCTTACTCACTATCAGTCCCTCCCCCTGGACACAGACAGGATCCAGTTCGGACCTGTGGTGACTCTCAACCCCGCAACTCTCCTACCCACCCCTGGAGAGGCCCCCTTGCATGATTGTCACCAGATCCTTGCAGAAATGCATGGAACACGACCTGACCTAACCGACCAACCCATGAAGGATGCGGACCTAACCTGGTACACAGATGGCAGTAGCTACCTGCAGGATGGAGAACGACGGGCAGGAGCCGCCATCACGACCGACTCTCAAATTGTGTGGGCAAGTGCGTTACCAGGAGGCACTTCAGCCCAACAGGCTGAGCTAATCGCCTTAACCCAGGCCCTCCAACtggcagaaggtaagaaactCAATGTTTACACAGATAGCAGATACGCCTTTGCCACCACCCATATTCATGGGGAAATTTATCGGAGAAGGGGACTACTAACCTCCGAtgggaaagaagttaaaaataagactGAAATATTGGCCCTACTAAAGGCCTTATTTCTCCCCAAGAAGTTGAGCATAATGCATTGCCCAGGCCATCAAAAAGGAAGTAGCCCAGAGGCCAAAGGAAATCGCTTGGCCGATGAAACAGCCCGACGGGCAGCTTTAGGGCCTCAACTATTGACTGTCACCATCCTCACTGGAACAGAGGGAACCAATGAAGCCCCCATTTGGAATTATGAAGAAACCTATTTAGACATCATGCAGAG GCCCATCTGCAAGCTTTGCAACAAGAAATCTGGAAACCCCTGGCAGCCGCCTACCAGGAAGAACTTAACATCCCGTCGCGACCCCATCCCTACAAAATTGGGGATACTGTCTGTGTCCGCAGGCATCGAGCCACAAATCTTTAACCCCGCTGGAAAGGACCTCACACGGTTCTCCTAA